The nucleotide sequence GTCATGAACTGCCCGTCTCCTTCGCGAGGGGTGCCTAGGGGGCCAGCGTCGCCGCGTCGCCTTCCCAGCGGAAGGGCTCGTCGCCGGCGCCGTCGCAGATCTCCGTGAAGAGCGAGACGAGCTCCGGGTCGAACTGCGCGCGGGCGCAGCGCTGGATCTCGGCGAGCGCGTCGCCGCGGCAGCGCGCCGTGCGGTAGGCGCGCGACGAGGTGATGGCGTCGTAGGTGTCGGCGATCGCGATGATCCGCGAGCCCAGCGGGATGCGCTCGCCGGCGAGGCCGGCGGGGTACCCGCGGCCGTCGTAGCTCTCGTGGTGGTGGCGGACGATCGGCAGCGTCCCGCGGAGGAAATCCAGCGGCTCGATGATCTGCACGCCGCGCTCGGGGTGCGTGCGGATCACCGAGTACTCCTCGTCGGTCAGCCGCGCCGGCTTGCGCAGGATGGTGTCCTCGATGCCGATCTTCCCGACGTCGTGGATGAGCCCCGCCAGCCGCAGCGTCTTGAGCTCGTCGTCGGAGACCCCGACGCGCGCCGCGATGGTCAGGGCAACCTCGGTCACCCGCCGCGAGTGGCCGGCGGTGTAGGAGTCGCGCTGCTCCAGGACGTTGACCATCGTGCGCAGCACGTTCAGCGAGTTCTCCTGCAGGCGGCGGTTCTCGATGACGAGAGCGCGGTGCTGCAGGGCCTTCTCGACGGTGGTCTGGATCGTCCCGATGCGGAAGGGCTTGATGAGATAGTCGCTGGCCCCGTCCTTGATCGCCTGGACGGCGCCGTCGATGGTCGCGAAGCCGGTGACGATGATCACCTCGGTGTCGGAGACCTCCGACTTGATCTCGCGCAGGAGCTCGTGCCCGCTGAGGCC is from bacterium and encodes:
- a CDS encoding HD domain-containing phosphohydrolase → MKAGGDDARVEILVVDDERSIAESLQCFLEGIGFRVVTAADGQEGLRIFRERRMPLVLSDINMPGLSGHELLREIKSEVSDTEVIIVTGFATIDGAVQAIKDGASDYLIKPFRIGTIQTTVEKALQHRALVIENRRLQENSLNVLRTMVNVLEQRDSYTAGHSRRVTEVALTIAARVGVSDDELKTLRLAGLIHDVGKIGIEDTILRKPARLTDEEYSVIRTHPERGVQIIEPLDFLRGTLPIVRHHHESYDGRGYPAGLAGERIPLGSRIIAIADTYDAITSSRAYRTARCRGDALAEIQRCARAQFDPELVSLFTEICDGAGDEPFRWEGDAATLAP